GCTGGCGCAGCTTGTCCTCGGCCGTCTTTTCGAAAATCTCGATCAACAACTTGCCGGCACCATAACCATCCTTCACCTCGACACCCAGCTTCTTCGCTTCTGCTGCAAGGTAGTCTCGGTCATCGAACTTCGATGCATCCAGGTCCGGGTTGTGGCGCGCGACCGCTTCTTTCACCGTCAGGCGCTCGAACGGCTTTTCGAAATCGTATTCCTCGTCGGCATACTTGACGATGCCAGTCCCGGTCAGCCCTTCGGCAATGCCGCGCAGCATCTGCTCGGTCAATGCCATCAAGTCGTTGTAGTCTGCATACGCCCAGTAGAACTCGAGCATGGTGAATTCAGGGTTGTGGCGCGTGGACACACCCTCGTTCCGGAAATTGCGATTGATTTCGTAAACCTTCTCGAAGCCACCCACGACCAGGCGCTTGAGATAGAGCTCCGGTGCAATGCGCAGGTACAGCTCGGCATCCAGCGCATTGTGATGCGTGACAAAGGGACGCGCATTCGCACCGCCCGGGATCGGCTGCATCATCGGCGTTTCGACTTCCATGAAGCCCGCCTGGGTCATGAACTCTCGAATGAAGTTGACGATCCTGGTGCGCTTGCGGAACGTTTCGCGCGCTTCGTCATTCACGATCAGGTCGACATAGCGCTGGCGGTAACGCTGCTCCTGGTCGGACAGGCCGTGGTACTTGTCCGGCAAAGGACGCAATGACTTTGTCAGCAAGCGGAACTCGCTGGCTGCCACCGACAGTTCG
The sequence above is drawn from the Gammaproteobacteria bacterium genome and encodes:
- the lysS gene encoding lysine--tRNA ligase, yielding LQDPSGRIQVFLRRDDLPEGVYQAFKGWDVGDIVAAKGKVFKTKTGELSVAASEFRLLTKSLRPLPDKYHGLSDQEQRYRQRYVDLIVNDEARETFRKRTRIVNFIREFMTQAGFMEVETPMMQPIPGGANARPFVTHHNALDAELYLRIAPELYLKRLVVGGFEKVYEINRNFRNEGVSTRHNPEFTMLEFYWAYADYNDLMALTEQMLRGIAEGLTGTGIVKYADEEYDFEKPFERLTVKEAVARHNPDLDASKFDDRDYLAAEAKKLGVEVKDGYGAGKLLIEIFEKTAEDKLRQPTFITEYPTEVSPLSRRKDDDPSVTERFEFFVGGREIANGFSELNDAEDQAERFREQVASKDAGDDEAMFYDEDFVTALEYGMPPTAGEGIGIDRLVMLFTDSPSIRDVLLFPAMRRKVEQDD